A genome region from Macrobrachium rosenbergii isolate ZJJX-2024 chromosome 42, ASM4041242v1, whole genome shotgun sequence includes the following:
- the LOC136827887 gene encoding uncharacterized protein isoform X1 — MRTGALETREQFPAPSMTRKNITNQSGTWSRHTSPKKIHHQESSVLKENQLSLVMDSILAGTDHMSELNTPDIKFEDFDFQGGKPTSSYNRGNVNVESSPATLEPTVGVVCSQDDDSLLVEGPTTGAAYALFDMSPGSRDLLQALSPSSQDDLRADQHEQRINLEEYQEPASTLNVSSDVTTYNDCIFTNPIQELDYCMQETLIPVEGCATNPIQELDYCMQETLIPVGGCAQPAQLEMLDTHNNPPQLSISEGDLEFSIPKNLLEQMESLFPEEQAIESSPIQSSNVCTTELDMYLGQQGFNSDLLSESLEQSGLLDDELESFVCEDTCNDNFSKVHPNSLMPNSDVVQPSRLLVNQTNIAPQVVQPNTVDLKPVSLPTEVAEPSAFILTQDFLSTPVTIHPSSSATLHDETDFKTPFIVNTSSTGAVPKTPVKKRQPQEDTTPEIYPAKRQRRASRKPLRFRELYTDEDFTDSASNESFADQESQLWTDTSDIDIKNVDVDVDAAGSSNISAKRRPRGSVEELTEEQKYHRIRILNNEASKRCRLKRKATIKETEAQMEELENRNLQLREKHEALKQLKDKLQAFVSDYFKTRLMKK, encoded by the exons ATGAGGACAGGGGCCCTCGAGACAAGAGAGCAATTTCCTGCACCCTCTATGACCAGGAAAAACATCACGAACCAAAGTGGAACTTGGAGCAGACACACATCTCCCAAGAag attCATCATCAAGAAAGCAGTGTTTTGAAGGAGAATCAGCTTTCTTTGGTGATGGATTCGATACTCGCTGGTACAGATCACATGTCAGAACTGAATACACCAGATATAA agtTTGAGGACTTCGACTTTCAAGGTGGCAAACCCACTAGCAGTTATAACAGAGGCAACGTGAATGTTGAGAGCTCTCCAGCTACACTGGAACCAACTGTTGGTGTTGTCTGTAGCCAGGATGATGATAGCTTACTTGTAGAGGGCCCTACAACTGGTGCAGCCTACGCATTATTTGACATGAGTCCAGGTTCAAGAGATCTTCTTCAAGCACTGAGCCCTAGTTCTCAAGATGATCTTCGTGCTGACCAGCATGAACAAAGAATTAATTTGGAAGAATACCAAGAGCCAGCAAGCACACTGAATGTTAGCAGTGATGTCACTACATACAATGACTGTATTTTCACAAATCCTATACAAGAACTGGATTATTGTATGCAGGAAACCCTTATTCCAGTGGAGGGTTGTGCCACAAATCCTATACAAGAACTGGATTACTGTATGCAGGAAACCCTTATTCCAGTGGGGGGTTGTGCCCAACCTGCTCAGTTGGAGATGCTGGACACTCACAACAATCCACCACAGCTTTCAATCAGTGAAGGTGACTTAGAATTTAGCATTCCAAAAAATTTGttggaacaaatggaaagtctttTCCCCGAAGAGCAAGCCATTGAATCCAGTCCCATTCAATCAAGTAATGTGTGCACAACAGAACTGGATATGTATTTGGGGCAACAGGGCTTCAACAGTGATCTTCTATCAGAATCACTGGAACAGTCTGGGCTACTTGATGATGAACTGGAATCCTTTGTTTGTGAG GATACATGTAATGATAACTTTTCAAAGGTTCACCCTAACTCACTGATGCCCAACAGTGATGTTGTCCAGCCAAGTAGGCTACTCGTGAACCAAACAAACATTGCCCCCCAAGTTGTCCAGCCAAATACAGTCGACCTAAAACCAGTCAGCCTTCCAACCGAAGTAGCAGAGCCAAGCGCATTCATATTAACCCAGGATTTCCTTTCGACTCCTGTCACTATACACCCATCTTCATCAGCTACCCTTCATGACGAAACCGATTTTAAAACGccatttattgtaaatacatCCTCTACTGGTGCTGTACCTAAAACTCCAGTAAAGAAGCGGCAGCCTCAAGAAGACACAACTCCAGAAATATATCCAGCCAAAAGACAGAGGAGAGCATCAAGGAAACCACTGCGATTCAGAGAACTCTATACTGATGAAGACTTCACAGATTCAGCATCAAATGAGAGTTTTGCTGACCAAGAAAGCCAGCTTTGGACTGACACAAGtgatattgacattaaaaatgtaGATGTAGATGTAGATGCAGCAGGCAGCAGTAATATTTCTGCTAAAAGAAGACCAAGAGGTTCTGTGGAGGAACTGACAGAGGAGCAGAAATACCACAGAATCAGAATATTGAATAATGAGGCATCTAAGCGATGCAGGTTGAAAAGAAAAGCAACCATAAAAGAGACGGAGGCACAAATGGAGGAGCTTGAAAATAGAAATCTACAACTGAGGGAGAAACACGAAgcattaaaacaactgaaagatAAGTTGCAAGCGTTTGTGAGTGACTACTTCAAGACTcggttaatgaaaaaataa
- the LOC136827887 gene encoding uncharacterized protein isoform X2, with product MDSILAGTDHMSELNTPDIKFEDFDFQGGKPTSSYNRGNVNVESSPATLEPTVGVVCSQDDDSLLVEGPTTGAAYALFDMSPGSRDLLQALSPSSQDDLRADQHEQRINLEEYQEPASTLNVSSDVTTYNDCIFTNPIQELDYCMQETLIPVEGCATNPIQELDYCMQETLIPVGGCAQPAQLEMLDTHNNPPQLSISEGDLEFSIPKNLLEQMESLFPEEQAIESSPIQSSNVCTTELDMYLGQQGFNSDLLSESLEQSGLLDDELESFVCEDTCNDNFSKVHPNSLMPNSDVVQPSRLLVNQTNIAPQVVQPNTVDLKPVSLPTEVAEPSAFILTQDFLSTPVTIHPSSSATLHDETDFKTPFIVNTSSTGAVPKTPVKKRQPQEDTTPEIYPAKRQRRASRKPLRFRELYTDEDFTDSASNESFADQESQLWTDTSDIDIKNVDVDVDAAGSSNISAKRRPRGSVEELTEEQKYHRIRILNNEASKRCRLKRKATIKETEAQMEELENRNLQLREKHEALKQLKDKLQAFVSDYFKTRLMKK from the exons ATGGATTCGATACTCGCTGGTACAGATCACATGTCAGAACTGAATACACCAGATATAA agtTTGAGGACTTCGACTTTCAAGGTGGCAAACCCACTAGCAGTTATAACAGAGGCAACGTGAATGTTGAGAGCTCTCCAGCTACACTGGAACCAACTGTTGGTGTTGTCTGTAGCCAGGATGATGATAGCTTACTTGTAGAGGGCCCTACAACTGGTGCAGCCTACGCATTATTTGACATGAGTCCAGGTTCAAGAGATCTTCTTCAAGCACTGAGCCCTAGTTCTCAAGATGATCTTCGTGCTGACCAGCATGAACAAAGAATTAATTTGGAAGAATACCAAGAGCCAGCAAGCACACTGAATGTTAGCAGTGATGTCACTACATACAATGACTGTATTTTCACAAATCCTATACAAGAACTGGATTATTGTATGCAGGAAACCCTTATTCCAGTGGAGGGTTGTGCCACAAATCCTATACAAGAACTGGATTACTGTATGCAGGAAACCCTTATTCCAGTGGGGGGTTGTGCCCAACCTGCTCAGTTGGAGATGCTGGACACTCACAACAATCCACCACAGCTTTCAATCAGTGAAGGTGACTTAGAATTTAGCATTCCAAAAAATTTGttggaacaaatggaaagtctttTCCCCGAAGAGCAAGCCATTGAATCCAGTCCCATTCAATCAAGTAATGTGTGCACAACAGAACTGGATATGTATTTGGGGCAACAGGGCTTCAACAGTGATCTTCTATCAGAATCACTGGAACAGTCTGGGCTACTTGATGATGAACTGGAATCCTTTGTTTGTGAG GATACATGTAATGATAACTTTTCAAAGGTTCACCCTAACTCACTGATGCCCAACAGTGATGTTGTCCAGCCAAGTAGGCTACTCGTGAACCAAACAAACATTGCCCCCCAAGTTGTCCAGCCAAATACAGTCGACCTAAAACCAGTCAGCCTTCCAACCGAAGTAGCAGAGCCAAGCGCATTCATATTAACCCAGGATTTCCTTTCGACTCCTGTCACTATACACCCATCTTCATCAGCTACCCTTCATGACGAAACCGATTTTAAAACGccatttattgtaaatacatCCTCTACTGGTGCTGTACCTAAAACTCCAGTAAAGAAGCGGCAGCCTCAAGAAGACACAACTCCAGAAATATATCCAGCCAAAAGACAGAGGAGAGCATCAAGGAAACCACTGCGATTCAGAGAACTCTATACTGATGAAGACTTCACAGATTCAGCATCAAATGAGAGTTTTGCTGACCAAGAAAGCCAGCTTTGGACTGACACAAGtgatattgacattaaaaatgtaGATGTAGATGTAGATGCAGCAGGCAGCAGTAATATTTCTGCTAAAAGAAGACCAAGAGGTTCTGTGGAGGAACTGACAGAGGAGCAGAAATACCACAGAATCAGAATATTGAATAATGAGGCATCTAAGCGATGCAGGTTGAAAAGAAAAGCAACCATAAAAGAGACGGAGGCACAAATGGAGGAGCTTGAAAATAGAAATCTACAACTGAGGGAGAAACACGAAgcattaaaacaactgaaagatAAGTTGCAAGCGTTTGTGAGTGACTACTTCAAGACTcggttaatgaaaaaataa